One genomic region from Listeria monocytogenes encodes:
- a CDS encoding metal-dependent hydrolase, translating into MDTGTHVVMGIALGALATVDPVVAGSSQAAIGIMTATIIGSQIPDIDTVLKLKNNADYIRNHRGITHSLPMLAIWPLLISSILYLLFPAATFIHLLLWTFIAVGLHIFVDIFNAYGTQAVRPFKETWVAFGFINTFDWFIFGSHVVAIAAWLLGSPVLPTFVTLYVILALYYVARFVTQRMIKHAVQNLIPDSEEIIIASTIHFFQWRVAVTTKDHYYVGRAFKRNISIYEKFDRLPVPDNEIIRSAKKDKNLAAFISFSKVYNWRIEEKLDGTYVTFTDLRYRSNGHYPFVAVVKLDDDLKIVSSYTGWIFSTEKLYKKLAPVSI; encoded by the coding sequence TTGGATACTGGCACACATGTAGTAATGGGAATTGCACTCGGAGCGTTAGCAACCGTAGACCCGGTAGTTGCCGGAAGTTCTCAAGCTGCCATTGGTATTATGACAGCAACAATTATTGGTTCACAAATTCCAGACATTGACACTGTATTAAAACTAAAAAACAACGCTGATTATATTAGAAATCACCGAGGAATAACGCATTCCTTGCCGATGCTTGCCATTTGGCCATTACTTATTTCATCTATTTTGTATTTACTTTTCCCAGCAGCCACATTTATTCATTTACTGTTATGGACGTTTATCGCGGTGGGATTACACATTTTTGTAGATATTTTTAATGCTTACGGGACACAAGCAGTCAGACCGTTTAAAGAAACATGGGTCGCATTTGGATTTATCAACACATTTGATTGGTTCATTTTTGGTTCTCATGTTGTGGCTATTGCGGCTTGGTTATTAGGTTCTCCAGTATTACCTACATTTGTAACACTCTACGTCATTTTGGCACTTTATTATGTGGCAAGATTTGTTACACAGCGAATGATTAAACACGCAGTTCAAAACTTAATTCCAGATTCAGAAGAAATCATTATTGCTTCCACCATCCACTTCTTCCAGTGGCGTGTGGCAGTAACAACGAAGGATCATTACTATGTAGGTCGAGCTTTCAAACGCAATATTTCCATCTATGAAAAATTTGACCGCTTACCTGTTCCTGATAATGAAATCATTCGTTCTGCGAAAAAAGATAAAAATCTTGCTGCATTTATCTCATTCTCCAAAGTTTACAACTGGCGCATTGAGGAAAAACTAGACGGGACTTATGTAACATTCACCGATTTACGTTATCGTAGTAATGGGCACTATCCATTTGTAGCAGTAGTAAAATTAGATGATGACTTAAAAATTGTTTCATCTTACACTGGCTGGATTTTCTCCACAGAAAAATTATACAAAAAACTAGCACCTGTTAGTATTTAA
- a CDS encoding dUTP diphosphatase, translating to MKVRGFEVVNEASRKFPEQTISLPIRGDKGSAGYDFFSNETVTIVPGEKHIFWTDIKSYMQEDEVLNIYVRSSIGIKKGLLLCNGTGIIDSSYYSNPGNDGNIGIAIKNFSNEPVAIEAGERVAQGVFQKYLVADTDIVANESRVGGVGSTGR from the coding sequence TTGAAAGTAAGAGGATTTGAAGTAGTAAATGAAGCAAGCAGAAAATTTCCAGAACAAACCATATCTCTACCAATACGCGGAGACAAAGGTTCGGCTGGCTATGATTTCTTCTCCAATGAAACAGTAACCATCGTGCCAGGAGAAAAACATATTTTTTGGACAGATATTAAAAGTTATATGCAGGAAGATGAGGTTTTGAATATCTATGTCCGTTCTTCCATTGGTATAAAAAAAGGTTTACTACTATGTAACGGTACAGGAATTATTGATTCCTCTTATTATAGTAATCCAGGTAATGACGGCAATATCGGCATTGCCATCAAAAACTTCTCCAATGAACCAGTAGCTATTGAAGCGGGGGAACGCGTCGCTCAAGGCGTATTCCAAAAATACTTAGTTGCAGATACAGATATCGTCGCAAACGAATCCCGTGTTGGCGGGGTAGGGAGCACAGGTAGATAA
- a CDS encoding YfhJ family protein: protein MYTYLDELTAELMVKNPHLDKEQALWWIEMLWSDFESSYAKAGYPYRGPEYAADYVRQQIERHGSFLHQVERKGPNK from the coding sequence TTGTATACGTATTTAGATGAACTAACAGCGGAATTAATGGTTAAAAATCCGCATTTAGATAAAGAGCAAGCCTTGTGGTGGATTGAAATGCTTTGGTCAGATTTTGAAAGTTCTTATGCCAAAGCGGGTTATCCGTATCGTGGGCCTGAGTACGCGGCAGATTATGTCCGTCAGCAAATCGAGCGCCACGGCAGCTTTTTACACCAAGTAGAACGAAAAGGCCCAAACAAATAG
- the recX gene encoding recombination regulator RecX has product MKITSISVQQKNKERYNIFIDEKYNFSVDEEVLARYQLMKGKVLIEADIEEIKQADMVRKGLNKAINFLSHRVRSEKEIRDYLRKQEMEPFAIDEILKKLANMDYINDFEFAELYTKTQIKTTLKGPRTIERELVEKGLTREIISRVIEEYSDEAQLENATKQAMKIMKRNNKSAKKMLQQKIITDLIQKGFTSELAKAAATEATSELDVADEAEILQKQIEKTMRKNKRYKPSIAKQKTITSLMQKGFSYDTIQSYLTENEISFEEEE; this is encoded by the coding sequence ATGAAAATCACGTCCATAAGTGTCCAGCAGAAAAACAAAGAACGCTATAACATTTTTATCGATGAAAAATACAACTTTAGTGTAGACGAAGAGGTTTTAGCTCGCTATCAGCTGATGAAAGGTAAAGTTCTTATCGAGGCTGATATAGAAGAAATCAAGCAAGCTGATATGGTTCGAAAAGGGCTAAATAAAGCCATCAACTTCTTATCCCACCGGGTCCGGTCGGAAAAAGAAATTCGCGATTATTTAAGAAAACAAGAAATGGAACCTTTTGCGATTGATGAAATTTTAAAAAAATTAGCTAACATGGACTACATCAATGATTTCGAATTTGCGGAACTATATACTAAAACGCAAATCAAGACGACATTAAAAGGCCCACGAACTATCGAACGCGAATTAGTCGAAAAAGGGCTAACGAGAGAAATCATTAGCCGGGTTATCGAAGAATATTCAGACGAAGCCCAGCTAGAAAATGCGACTAAACAAGCAATGAAAATTATGAAACGAAATAACAAAAGTGCCAAAAAAATGCTTCAACAAAAAATCATCACCGATTTAATCCAAAAAGGCTTTACTAGTGAACTAGCCAAAGCAGCCGCTACTGAAGCAACGAGTGAATTGGATGTGGCGGACGAAGCAGAAATTTTACAAAAGCAAATCGAAAAAACAATGCGTAAAAATAAACGCTACAAACCTAGTATTGCTAAACAAAAAACAATCACATCGCTAATGCAGAAAGGTTTTTCTTATGATACAATTCAATCATACCTAACTGAGAATGAAATCAGTTTCGAGGAGGAAGAGTGA
- a CDS encoding TIGR01777 family oxidoreductase, with the protein MHILLTGATGFIGDHLVHELEKSDHELYILTRQKLKNRANVHYIEWLNEDKLPNLEDLPVDVCINLAGAGLMDEKWTYDRKKVIVNSRIEATSALLSIVKKMKSKPKLWINASAIGAYTSSKSTIYLDTEENTYADNFLGKTVYEWEKTASAASDLGIRVVYARFGLVLGTNGGSFPVFEKLFQTYTGGRFGNGRQWYSWIHVDDVVAAILFIFDHEQINGVVNFTAPHPVQEKKFAERLGKKMHKPYKTPVPKKIIKFILGERAMTILDSQRAYPEKLMSNHFEFRFETLQEALDDLLD; encoded by the coding sequence TTGCATATCTTACTTACAGGCGCAACAGGTTTTATTGGTGATCATTTAGTACATGAATTAGAAAAATCTGATCACGAGCTTTATATTTTAACAAGACAAAAGCTAAAAAACCGCGCGAATGTACACTATATTGAATGGTTGAATGAAGATAAATTGCCGAATTTAGAAGATTTACCAGTGGATGTTTGTATTAATTTGGCAGGTGCTGGTTTGATGGATGAAAAATGGACTTATGATAGAAAGAAAGTGATTGTAAATAGCCGCATCGAAGCTACTTCAGCGCTTCTATCAATTGTGAAAAAAATGAAATCAAAACCAAAATTGTGGATTAATGCGAGTGCAATTGGGGCTTATACTTCTTCTAAGTCAACGATTTATCTAGATACAGAAGAAAATACTTATGCAGATAACTTCTTAGGAAAAACAGTTTATGAATGGGAAAAAACAGCTAGTGCAGCAAGTGATTTGGGTATTCGTGTCGTGTATGCTCGCTTTGGTCTTGTACTCGGGACTAACGGGGGCTCGTTCCCTGTTTTTGAAAAATTATTCCAAACCTATACAGGGGGTCGCTTTGGTAATGGCAGACAATGGTATTCTTGGATTCATGTGGATGATGTTGTAGCGGCAATCTTATTTATTTTTGACCACGAACAAATAAACGGTGTCGTTAATTTTACAGCCCCTCACCCTGTTCAAGAAAAGAAATTTGCTGAACGCCTTGGAAAAAAAATGCATAAACCGTATAAAACACCTGTACCTAAAAAAATAATTAAATTCATTCTCGGTGAACGTGCAATGACTATTTTGGACAGTCAACGTGCTTATCCGGAAAAGCTGATGAGTAACCATTTTGAGTTTCGCTTTGAAACTTTGCAAGAAGCTTTAGATGACTTGTTAGATTGA
- the mprF gene encoding bifunctional lysylphosphatidylglycerol flippase/synthetase MprF: MKEKLMQAYAWFQKNSTVVKIVFITFVMAFVIFEIINIATGIDYPSLKENLTSQSPEQIFIMFIVGLIAVTPMLLYDYVIVKLLPGKFSPSHVIASGWITNTFTNIGGFGGVLGASLRASFYGKNASHKEILLAISKIALFLVSGLSIYCLVSLATLLIPGFADHFVNYWPWLLAGGLYFPILFTITKWKSKSLFVDLPIKRELTLIIASLLEWGFAFGCFAIIGTLMGEPVDIFKVFPLFVIASVIGIASMVPGGVGTFDVVMILGLSQLGVSQELALAWMLFYRIFYYIIPFVVGLLFFVQKAGKKVNDFLEGLPLLFLQKVAHRFLVIFVYGSGLLLILSSAVPNAIYHVPFLYKIMPFNFLFTSQITIVAFGFLLLGLARGIECKTKKAYIITVIVLGCAIFNTLARVFSMKQAIFLGIVLLCLFLARNEFYREKLVYTWSKVIIDSIIFIVCLAGYIVIGIYNSPNIKHSKEIPDYLRIASEHLWLVGFVGVFIAVVSLVIIYIYLSTTKEKLGSPFEAVKVREHLAKWGGNEVSHTMFLRDKLLFWAAEGEVLFSYRIIADKMVIMGEPTGNMDKMEAAIEEVMMNADRFGYRPVFYEVRGTMIPYLHDHGFDFIKLGEEGFVDVQNFTMSGKKKKGERALMNKLEREGYTFEIIEPPFNHDTWTTLRAVSDEWLDGREEKGFSLGFFDTYYLEQAPIAIAKNGEGTIVGFASMMPSYTDEMTSIDLMRYSKEAPSGIMDFLFINLFEKAKEDGFQTFNAGMAPLANVGESKYAFLGERLAGLVYRYSQGFYGFKGLRNFKSKYVTEWEQKFVAFRKRSSIAFTMLQLMILVGKKRPLANSQVVLDFPLEEETKKPDSE; the protein is encoded by the coding sequence ATGAAAGAAAAATTAATGCAAGCCTATGCCTGGTTTCAAAAAAATAGTACCGTCGTAAAAATCGTTTTTATTACTTTTGTGATGGCTTTTGTTATTTTTGAAATTATTAATATTGCGACGGGGATTGACTATCCGTCGCTAAAAGAAAATTTAACTTCTCAAAGCCCGGAACAAATATTTATTATGTTTATCGTGGGCTTAATTGCTGTCACTCCAATGCTTTTGTATGATTATGTCATCGTTAAGTTGTTACCTGGAAAGTTTTCGCCAAGTCATGTGATTGCCTCTGGTTGGATTACGAATACCTTTACTAATATTGGCGGTTTTGGTGGCGTATTAGGTGCCAGTTTAAGAGCAAGTTTTTATGGGAAAAATGCATCTCATAAGGAAATTTTATTAGCTATTTCTAAGATTGCTTTATTTTTAGTATCTGGTTTATCGATTTACTGTTTAGTATCATTAGCCACTTTACTCATTCCAGGATTTGCAGATCATTTTGTTAATTACTGGCCATGGCTTCTTGCGGGTGGTCTTTACTTCCCGATTTTATTTACTATTACGAAATGGAAAAGTAAGTCACTCTTTGTTGATTTACCTATCAAAAGAGAATTAACGTTAATTATCGCTTCTCTTTTGGAGTGGGGCTTCGCTTTTGGATGTTTCGCGATTATCGGTACATTGATGGGAGAACCAGTCGATATTTTCAAAGTGTTCCCGTTATTTGTTATTGCTTCGGTAATTGGGATTGCTTCGATGGTACCTGGTGGAGTAGGGACATTTGACGTCGTGATGATTCTTGGACTTAGCCAATTAGGTGTTTCTCAAGAATTAGCGCTCGCTTGGATGCTATTTTACCGAATTTTCTACTATATTATTCCTTTTGTAGTGGGACTACTTTTCTTCGTCCAAAAAGCTGGTAAAAAAGTAAATGACTTTTTAGAAGGATTACCGTTATTATTCTTACAAAAAGTGGCCCATCGCTTCTTAGTTATTTTTGTTTACGGCTCTGGGTTATTGTTAATTTTGTCTTCCGCCGTACCAAACGCTATTTACCATGTGCCATTCTTATACAAAATTATGCCGTTTAATTTCTTATTCACTTCCCAAATTACCATTGTTGCATTTGGCTTTTTACTACTGGGGCTTGCGAGAGGGATTGAATGTAAAACAAAGAAAGCGTATATTATTACAGTAATTGTTCTAGGTTGCGCGATTTTCAACACACTTGCTCGCGTATTTTCGATGAAGCAGGCAATCTTTTTAGGAATTGTGCTGTTATGTTTATTCTTAGCTCGAAACGAATTTTACCGAGAAAAACTGGTTTATACTTGGAGTAAAGTAATTATTGATAGCATTATTTTCATCGTATGTCTGGCAGGTTACATTGTTATCGGTATTTACAACTCACCAAATATCAAACACTCCAAAGAAATCCCTGACTATTTACGCATTGCCTCAGAGCATTTATGGTTAGTCGGCTTCGTTGGCGTATTTATCGCCGTTGTTAGTTTAGTCATTATTTACATTTATTTATCCACAACAAAAGAAAAACTTGGCTCTCCATTTGAAGCAGTCAAAGTACGCGAACATTTAGCGAAATGGGGCGGAAATGAAGTCAGTCATACGATGTTCTTACGTGATAAACTGCTATTTTGGGCAGCAGAGGGGGAAGTACTTTTCTCTTACCGAATCATTGCGGACAAAATGGTCATCATGGGCGAACCAACTGGGAACATGGACAAAATGGAAGCAGCGATTGAAGAGGTAATGATGAACGCTGATAGATTTGGCTATCGACCTGTTTTCTATGAAGTCCGGGGCACGATGATTCCATATTTACATGATCACGGATTTGACTTTATCAAGCTTGGCGAGGAAGGTTTTGTCGACGTCCAAAACTTTACAATGAGTGGTAAAAAGAAAAAAGGTGAGCGAGCTCTCATGAATAAATTAGAACGAGAAGGTTATACTTTTGAAATAATAGAACCACCATTCAATCACGACACTTGGACAACTTTACGAGCAGTTTCTGATGAGTGGCTAGATGGTAGGGAAGAAAAAGGTTTCTCATTAGGATTCTTCGATACGTATTATCTCGAACAAGCTCCGATTGCTATCGCTAAAAACGGAGAAGGTACTATCGTTGGATTTGCTTCGATGATGCCGTCATATACAGACGAAATGACTTCGATTGACCTAATGCGTTACTCCAAAGAAGCGCCATCAGGTATTATGGATTTCCTTTTCATTAACCTATTCGAAAAAGCCAAAGAAGACGGCTTCCAAACATTTAATGCCGGTATGGCACCACTTGCCAATGTTGGGGAAAGTAAATATGCTTTCCTAGGTGAACGATTAGCCGGACTTGTATACCGTTATAGTCAAGGTTTTTACGGTTTTAAAGGATTACGTAATTTTAAATCCAAATATGTTACAGAATGGGAACAAAAATTTGTTGCCTTTAGAAAAAGAAGTTCCATTGCTTTCACCATGTTACAATTAATGATTCTTGTTGGTAAAAAACGACCACTTGCAAATAGCCAAGTAGTCCTTGATTTCCCACTCGAAGAAGAAACAAAAAAACCAGATTCTGAGTAA
- a CDS encoding VanZ family protein, whose amino-acid sequence MQVQKCRFFVLLLPALYLLYGISLALQFGNNADLINTIANSCLLFLATLILTNMARLKNWIDFIWFCVFILYIIILLHLVAYIAVGDFVNSTYTGNFHIQKEMINLIPFTTIENTFQQTLPTMPTIIQIFGNVLLLCPLSFFMLYFKITSTAGKTLLVIFLTSCGIELLQFAQTTMITGFESISLPPKRSTDIDDIILNTLSGLIGILLAYALPSVRKRINKRR is encoded by the coding sequence ATGCAGGTCCAAAAATGCCGTTTTTTTGTGTTGTTATTGCCAGCGTTATATCTCCTGTATGGGATTTCGCTTGCACTACAATTTGGGAATAACGCAGATTTAATTAATACCATTGCAAATAGTTGTTTACTTTTTTTAGCAACCCTAATACTAACTAACATGGCGAGACTAAAGAATTGGATAGACTTTATATGGTTTTGCGTTTTTATTCTATATATAATTATTTTGTTACACCTTGTTGCCTACATAGCTGTTGGGGATTTCGTAAACAGTACTTATACTGGGAATTTCCATATTCAAAAAGAAATGATTAACCTAATACCTTTTACAACTATAGAAAATACATTTCAACAAACATTACCAACGATGCCTACTATTATTCAAATTTTCGGGAATGTTTTATTGTTATGTCCACTGTCTTTTTTCATGCTTTACTTTAAAATAACAAGCACTGCGGGAAAAACATTATTAGTCATATTCTTAACATCTTGCGGCATCGAACTGCTTCAATTTGCGCAAACAACGATGATTACAGGATTTGAAAGTATATCGCTACCACCAAAACGTTCTACAGATATAGATGACATCATTTTAAATACGTTAAGTGGATTAATAGGCATTCTACTAGCTTATGCTTTACCATCTGTTAGAAAACGAATCAATAAAAGAAGATGA
- a CDS encoding cation diffusion facilitator family transporter: protein MKELLGLLKEGNKSALTAALVNTVVSIIKGVTYFFTGNIAMFAETLHSLGDAANQFFVFIGSALSKKRPTKRFPHGFGRMVNLVLLGAVIVVGIMAFETIREGFAHIIHPTSSTGFLINLTVLLLCTLLEFSVLVKAMHEIAHDVGLESKGLRLFKDSILNLGKAKAATKLVFLEDSVATGGGLLAMIAVIISHFTPFHQAEGIASMLIGVMMFIVVGKVFLDNAAGVIGESDQSMHLTVGQLVMSDPDVRDIQVLTVLKEGDVFHVDVEVELDPMLTLAEVDDIKDRLEESIGKLRGVADVLISFDEDDAIRNWEYGDGR from the coding sequence ATGAAAGAATTATTAGGGTTATTAAAAGAAGGTAACAAATCAGCCTTAACAGCTGCTCTTGTGAACACCGTTGTTTCTATTATCAAAGGTGTTACTTATTTTTTTACAGGAAATATTGCTATGTTTGCGGAAACATTACATAGTCTTGGAGATGCAGCAAATCAATTTTTTGTTTTCATCGGCTCTGCTTTAAGTAAAAAACGGCCGACAAAACGCTTTCCACATGGTTTTGGGCGAATGGTTAACTTAGTGCTACTTGGTGCCGTCATTGTTGTTGGGATAATGGCTTTTGAAACGATTCGTGAAGGTTTCGCGCATATTATCCATCCAACAAGCTCCACTGGCTTTCTTATTAATCTTACAGTACTTTTACTTTGTACCTTGCTGGAGTTTTCTGTTTTGGTAAAAGCGATGCATGAGATTGCGCACGATGTTGGTTTAGAATCAAAAGGACTTCGGTTATTTAAAGACAGTATCTTAAATCTAGGTAAAGCAAAAGCTGCAACCAAGCTCGTATTTTTGGAGGATTCCGTTGCAACTGGTGGTGGACTTCTTGCGATGATTGCGGTTATTATTTCTCACTTTACCCCTTTCCATCAAGCAGAAGGTATTGCATCCATGTTAATTGGTGTGATGATGTTTATCGTCGTTGGTAAAGTCTTTTTGGACAATGCGGCTGGAGTTATTGGCGAATCAGATCAAAGCATGCATTTAACTGTCGGTCAGCTAGTAATGAGTGATCCTGATGTTCGAGATATTCAAGTTCTAACCGTTCTTAAAGAAGGCGATGTTTTCCATGTTGATGTTGAAGTGGAATTAGATCCCATGCTCACCCTTGCTGAGGTCGATGATATAAAAGACCGTTTGGAAGAAAGTATCGGAAAATTACGCGGTGTTGCTGATGTACTTATTTCATTTGATGAAGATGATGCCATCCGTAACTGGGAATATGGGGACGGACGTTAA
- a CDS encoding GNAT family N-acetyltransferase: MRITGERIYLRPFQITDANQKLAFHLANKAFFEGYSMERDDRFYTIEEQQSLISRLEDFAASDVEYYYGIFLNDTDELIGTINLFSILRESLQSAFIGYFLDKKHNGNGYATEAVQLIVDFGFDILGLHRIEAGVMPKNERSKQVLLKAGFHLEGLAVQNVRINGTWEDHQVLAIINPGD; the protein is encoded by the coding sequence ATGCGGATTACGGGGGAACGGATTTACTTAAGACCTTTTCAAATAACAGATGCCAATCAAAAACTAGCTTTTCATTTAGCGAATAAAGCTTTTTTTGAAGGTTATTCTATGGAGCGGGATGATCGTTTTTATACGATAGAAGAACAGCAATCGCTTATTTCACGTTTGGAAGATTTTGCTGCGAGTGATGTGGAGTACTATTACGGGATTTTCCTCAATGATACGGATGAACTTATTGGTACGATTAATTTATTTAGTATTTTACGTGAATCTTTACAATCTGCGTTTATTGGTTATTTTCTGGATAAGAAACATAATGGAAATGGTTATGCAACCGAGGCAGTGCAGTTAATAGTAGATTTTGGTTTTGATATACTCGGACTTCATCGTATCGAAGCAGGTGTGATGCCGAAAAATGAACGTTCTAAACAAGTCCTTTTAAAAGCGGGCTTCCATTTAGAAGGGCTCGCAGTACAAAATGTTCGCATTAATGGAACATGGGAAGACCATCAAGTACTTGCTATTATTAATCCGGGAGACTAA
- a CDS encoding methyl-accepting chemotaxis protein, with protein MNVNAETEDATLLLDGLLQNVAIIRFDTNKKVTYANALFAEAMGYSEEEMLKLSHPDLCFPDFVQSASYKAMWTNLLAGQKFQNKIERKNARGERVWFEATYIPIIREDTVVGVAKIATDITRREETVHDFASGLKSMATNLKEHSSVGKTRSEALLELVKSITKESNENTDTLHDLQTEAQNIHGIINTINGIASQTNLLALNAAIEAARAGDAGRGFSVVAEEVRKLSSRVEEAIKEVEKSVNGITQEINTISSGTERVEAKVEESQEVLILSLEDFSQIESASTALDQNAGAFTKMI; from the coding sequence ATGAATGTTAATGCGGAAACAGAAGACGCAACTCTCCTTCTCGACGGTTTACTTCAAAACGTAGCAATAATTCGTTTTGATACTAATAAAAAAGTAACTTATGCTAATGCGCTTTTTGCCGAGGCAATGGGATACTCAGAAGAAGAAATGTTGAAATTATCCCACCCGGACTTATGCTTTCCTGATTTTGTCCAAAGTGCGAGCTATAAAGCAATGTGGACTAATTTGCTTGCTGGGCAAAAATTTCAAAACAAAATTGAACGAAAAAATGCACGCGGTGAACGTGTTTGGTTTGAAGCAACATATATCCCGATTATACGTGAAGATACGGTCGTTGGTGTTGCCAAAATCGCTACAGATATTACGAGAAGAGAAGAGACGGTCCATGATTTCGCATCTGGTTTAAAAAGCATGGCAACCAATTTAAAAGAACATTCCAGTGTTGGAAAAACGCGCAGTGAAGCTCTCCTTGAACTCGTGAAATCAATCACGAAAGAATCAAATGAAAATACCGATACACTTCACGACTTGCAAACAGAAGCGCAAAATATTCACGGCATTATTAATACAATTAACGGTATTGCTTCTCAGACTAATTTACTTGCCTTAAATGCAGCAATTGAAGCAGCACGTGCTGGTGATGCTGGACGTGGATTTAGTGTTGTAGCTGAAGAAGTTCGTAAACTTTCGAGTCGTGTAGAAGAAGCTATTAAAGAAGTGGAAAAAAGTGTCAACGGTATCACGCAAGAAATTAATACTATCTCAAGTGGTACAGAACGTGTTGAAGCAAAAGTCGAGGAAAGCCAAGAAGTGCTTATTTTATCTTTAGAAGACTTTAGCCAAATTGAATCTGCCTCTACTGCCTTGGATCAAAATGCCGGTGCTTTCACAAAAATGATTTAA
- the fosX gene encoding fosfomycin resistance hydrolase FosX: MISGLSHITLIVKDLNKTTTFLREIFNAEEIYSSGDQTFSLSKEKFFLIAGLWICIMEGDSLQERTYNHIAFQIQSEEVDEYIERIKSLGVEIKPGRPRVQGEGSSIYFYDFDNHLFELHTGTLEERLKRYHE, encoded by the coding sequence ATGATTTCAGGATTAAGCCATATCACTTTAATTGTGAAAGATTTGAATAAAACAACCACATTCTTAAGAGAAATTTTTAATGCAGAAGAAATCTATTCTAGTGGCGATCAGACTTTTTCGCTTTCCAAAGAAAAATTTTTTCTAATTGCTGGCCTATGGATTTGCATTATGGAAGGAGACTCTTTACAAGAGCGAACTTACAATCATATTGCGTTCCAAATTCAATCTGAGGAAGTGGATGAATATATTGAGCGGATTAAATCTCTCGGTGTGGAAATAAAACCAGGACGTCCCAGAGTCCAAGGTGAGGGAAGCTCCATTTATTTTTATGACTTTGATAATCATCTCTTTGAACTACACACTGGTACATTAGAAGAGCGCTTAAAAAGGTATCACGAATAG